From Oscillospiraceae bacterium:
CACAAAGGTCCGCCCAAGAAGTTTCCGGGGCATATGCTGTTTACCTTAATTCTGTCCTCAACAAGCTCAAGAGCAAAGGACTCTGTAAGACCGATACCGCCGAATTTGCTTCCTGCATAAGCAAAGTTTCTCTTGCTTCCTTCAAGACCTGATTTAGAGTTTACTTGAATAATGTCAGTCCACTCATCTGTGAAACGGTTTTGAATTTTCATAATTTTTGCAGCATATTTTGTGCAAAGGAAATATGCAGTATAGTTTACCTTTGTAACAAGCTCAAAGGCGTTAAGCTGCATTTCCTCTAAACCGCCTGCCTTAACAATACCTGCGTTGTTAACAAAAACATCTAAGCCACCGTATGCAAGTGTCATATCGTAAATCATTTGCTTAACGTTTTCTTCGTCGCCTACATTAACTGTAAGACCTATTGCAGTACCTTTTCCGAACTCCTTGTTAAGCTCTTCTGCAACAGCTTTTGCACCGTCGCCGTTAAGGTCAGCAATAGCAAGATATGAGCCCTCTTTTGCCATTTCCTTAGCAATACCTAAGCCAAAGCCCTGAGCGCTTCCTGTTACTATTGAAATTTTGCCTCTGAGACGGTTGCCGTTTCCTGAGGTTGCAGATACGCTTCTTCTGTATCTTTCAACCTCCCAGTTGTTTATAGCGTATATAAGCTCATCCTTCATAGGCTTTCCGCCGCCGAAGCTTTCAGCATAAACGCTTACTTCGATTGCATTGAGGAAAAGAGATGCTGCAATATCAGCATTTTTCTTGTCATTTCCGCAAGCAAAGAAGCCTACGTTTTTAAGACCGATAATTTTGGGAAGCTTGTTATTTTCAGCCTTGTATTCTTTGATTTTTTCTTCAAGCTCTGTATAAAAGCTTTCAATTCCGGAAGCTTCAATAAAGAGAGCCTTATCGTTACAGTAAACCATATGGTCGGGGGAGAAGGAGGGAGTTGCTTTTTCAAAATTCTCACGGCTTGCTACAACGTTCATAACCTCTTTGTTTGTAACAAAGGTAGCAACCTTTCCTTCAGCCGCTAAAATAC
This genomic window contains:
- a CDS encoding SDR family NAD(P)-dependent oxidoreductase; amino-acid sequence: MSLQLLKEMSNRYGSNPAYVLAGGGNTSYKDNEVMYVKGSGVSLAEITESGFVKMDRARLNNIFSSTYSSDPDTREAEVLRDMMAARCIGEENKRPSVEALLHNVLPFTFILHVHPSKGNGLTCSKSYVQAVSQLFPNNSITVGQIMPGYILAKDVKDKMESYEKEHGKLPTYIFLENHGVFIGGNSIEEIDAAVEQMDAAFDKKIVRNPDFSEVEYDKEFAVCAIPAVRILAAEGKVATFVTNKEVMNVVASRENFEKATPSFSPDHMVYCNDKALFIEASGIESFYTELEEKIKEYKAENNKLPKIIGLKNVGFFACGNDKKNADIAASLFLNAIEVSVYAESFGGGKPMKDELIYAINNWEVERYRRSVSATSGNGNRLRGKISIVTGSAQGFGLGIAKEMAKEGSYLAIADLNGDGAKAVAEELNKEFGKGTAIGLTVNVGDEENVKQMIYDMTLAYGGLDVFVNNAGIVKAGGLEEMQLNAFELVTKVNYTAYFLCTKYAAKIMKIQNRFTDEWTDIIQVNSKSGLEGSKRNFAYAGSKFGGIGLTESFALELVEDRIKVNSICPGNFLGGPLWMDPEKGLFVQYLKAGKVPGAKTVEDVKKFYEAKVPMNRGCETIDVARAIFYAVEQDYETGQAIPVTGGQIMLN